The Pirellulales bacterium region CGCCTGCGTGGCGGGCAAGCGGCGCAGCGGCCTTTGACCGACCTGCTCGTAATTCTCCGTGGCGTTTTGCAGCCACGAGGAAAACTCCAACTGCGGGTCACGCAGCAGGGCGTTTCGCAAAAATTGCACTTCGGGCGAAGCGTAGCCGGCAACCAGCAGCACGCGGATTCGCTGGCGAACTACTTTGACCGATTGCGTCGCCGAATTGTCGGCCTCGGTCAGTTCGTTGGGAATGTCGGAAATGGTGGCGCGAAAATCGTACTGGCCGGTGGCGTCAGGAGTAAAATCGAATTCCACGCGCTGCACGGCTCCGTCTTCGCCCAGCACGATGGATGTTTGCGAAACTTCCGTCCAATCGCCGCCATCTTTCCGCTGTTCCAAGCGCACAGTGGCTTCTTGCCCGCGCTCGCCTTGTGAATCGATGACAGCGGCCAGTTTGATTGGATCGCGCACAAACACCACGGGACTGGCTTCCAAGTCGGTCAGCCGAGCATTGCTGGGACCCTGCTCAGTGCCCATTGCTAATACGTGTATGGGAACGCCCTGCTTGCCAGCGGCTTGCGCGATTTTGCGAGCATCTTCGCCGGCGTTCGATTGGCCATCGGTCACCAATAGCACGCCTGCCAACGGTTGATTGCGGTGTGCGGCCAGGGCTTGCTTGATGGCATCGCCAATGGCGGTTTGCGTGCCTTGTGGCGAGAGGCCGGCGAGGCCGGTCCACGAGTCGACAGGCTGGGCTTTGCCATCGAAGTGAAACAGCGCCAGTTTGCGGCCATCGGATAACTTGGGAATTGACGGATCAAGGGCAGCCACCGCTAAATCGTAACGCTTGGCATCGCGCAAACGCTTGAGCCGGGCGGCAGCGTCTGGCTCTGTCCAGCCGAGAGATTCCGCAATTTTTTTGACTGCTGTATCATCGGCGTACGGATCTGTCAGCGACATGCTTTGCGAAGTATCCATTAACACCAGGAGGTGCGAAGGAACTTGTTCGTGCCGCTCGATCACTAACATGGCATCGAGCAACATGAAGGCGACGCCGGCGAAAATCAACCCCCGCAGCGCCACAAAAGCCAACCGGCGCGACAGGCTGAGCTGCCGCCCTTCCAGGCGATACAGCCAAAACACGCCGACCAGCGCGGCCACAGCGAGAGCAATCGCCGCTAGTGCCGTGGTTCCCTGCGGCAGCGCTTGAAACTCCACGTGCCAATCTCCCTCCGTGGCGCCGCTGGGCAACGGTCGCAATCCGATCAGCCATTTGAGGGTTTCAAGCATGGTATTTTGATGTTTATCTTTGGCGTCCGACCCAGGTGGCAAAGCACGCTTCCACAGCCATCAGGCCCAGCAGGCACATCGCTAAGGGCCGCCAAATTTCCTCGCCGCGGGTGGTTAAATCTGCATCCGGAGCGCCGGCTGCGATGATTTCCGGCTGCAATTCTCCCCACAGGTTTTTCAATTCGTCGGCGGTGATCGGGGTTAAATCGCTTTCGCGCGCATCGGGATTGACGGCGAACAAATCGTTGCCGGCGCCGCTGGGGGGCGTTTGCCAATTCAGGCGGTATAATCCGGCGCGGCGAGTGTCGGAATAAGCAAGTGTCGGCACATCAGAATGCGCGGGGGTTTGCGTTTCTCCTTCATCTGGTTTTAAACTCGCGCCGGAGGATAGTTTGGAGCTTGTTTCGACGGTTGCGGACGAAGATGAATCGACAGCCAGCGGCAGCGGCTGGTCGGAATCGGGGATTTCGATGGTCGGCGATGTCACTTGTACGTCGGGCGGAAGTGGGCGGCGTATGGCTTCCCCTGCCGTCAAATCGTGCGCGCCAGTGGGACGCACCACCGCTTTGCCTCCTTCCCGCATCGCCAGTACGTAACTGGGTTGCGTGGGCCAATCGGTCCACGATTTGTTGGCCGTGGTGGTCCACAGCAGCACGCGACCACGGCCGACTACTTTTTCGACGACCGCCGGAGACGAATCAGCATCGTTCCAGCGGGCCAATACCCGCACGCCCGGAACTGCTTCGCCCGGCAAGCGCAGTTGGTAATACTTGTTGGTTTTGACTTGCTCCAACACTGACGCTTTGAGTTGCCGCAAGGCATCCAGCGGCGACGGCGAATTGCTCTCCAGCACCAGGCCAGTAACGGGCTGCTCCACAATGCTTTCCAATTGCGCGGGCAACAATTCCACGCCTTCCCCCTGCAAAAGCTGGTTGTAATTGTCAGGATCGACCTGGTCGCCGACGAAAATCATCAGCCCCATGCCCGCTTCCACGAGTGACCGCAATCGGGCTGCTTGCGGCGGAGTAATCGCCGCCACGTTGGCCAGCACGAGCAGATCGGGCTGATCGTGGACGACGGCTGCCATGTCGGCATCGGTGAGAATTTCCACTTGGAACGAGGCGCTGTCGTCGCCGCCCAACGAAAGCGCCAGACCCAGGAAATCGGTTTCGCTGGCCAGCGGCTCGCTGGAAGGCTGCCCATCGATCAGCATGACGTGCAAGCGTTCACGCACATCGACCACGGTCCACCGCTGATTGTCGGCGGCCAGATCGTCGGCGGGAAGTTGCAGCGACAAGTGGTGCAAGCCCGGCTCTTGGAAAGTCGCCGTCAGCGGCACATGCACGCTTTGACCGGACGGCAGCGGCGGCAACACCAGTTGATTGGGCTTGCCGTCGACCAAAAGCACGGCTGCTACATGATTCAAGCTTTCGTCCGAGGAATTGCGAACCACGGCTTCCCAATGCGCCGGCACGCCGGCCAACACGCAAGGGTCTTGGGCCTTTAATTCTTCCAACGTCAGTTGATGCGTGCTGTTGGCGCCCAAATCGAAAATGCGCAGATGCACGTCGTCGCCGACCCAACGGTCAGCCAGCGGCTTCAGATTATTTTCCCAGCCGGCACGGCGCAAATCGGTGAGCAGCGTGACTTCTTTGGTGCGATACGTGGCAGAGGTCAGCAGTTCGTCGACTGCTTCCATCGTCGCACCCCAGGAAACAAACGCCGCGCTGGGCCTTTGCTTGCGGATGAGCTGCGCCAATTGA contains the following coding sequences:
- a CDS encoding vWA domain-containing protein — its product is MLETLKWLIGLRPLPSGATEGDWHVEFQALPQGTTALAAIALAVAALVGVFWLYRLEGRQLSLSRRLAFVALRGLIFAGVAFMLLDAMLVIERHEQVPSHLLVLMDTSQSMSLTDPYADDTAVKKIAESLGWTEPDAAARLKRLRDAKRYDLAVAALDPSIPKLSDGRKLALFHFDGKAQPVDSWTGLAGLSPQGTQTAIGDAIKQALAAHRNQPLAGVLLVTDGQSNAGEDARKIAQAAGKQGVPIHVLAMGTEQGPSNARLTDLEASPVVFVRDPIKLAAVIDSQGERGQEATVRLEQRKDGGDWTEVSQTSIVLGEDGAVQRVEFDFTPDATGQYDFRATISDIPNELTEADNSATQSVKVVRQRIRVLLVAGYASPEVQFLRNALLRDPQLEFSSWLQNATENYEQVGQRPLRRLPATQAELNQYDTVIMFDPNVHDLGPNWSDMLTKFVGDAGGGFIYVSGELNTPNLFGGRSGESSSDSAETAWVRMLPVVSEPGLYQSSAEVKLSARETWNLELTADGADDPIFHFSPDPTKNKDILASLPGMYWYFPVTRAKPGATILAQHGDQRMRNSFGRHVLMAMQRYGPGRAVFIGFDSTYRWRYLNEEYFDGFWARMVDRVGRSKVLGGRYPFTLATDKSAYRVGDRITVHVSPAPGQEDSGALSQLHGDAEVSGQEPIALEFEPQPDHPNVLEATFKAEKAGAYLVRVLPATSAEGETTVRAATLPFRVDPPQQEFDNPRLNRPLLDDIAQASGGKVFTLDQADEIPAAFRIKQVDRVLQYRQELWDAPLLALTIVTLLTIEWVWRKTKRMA
- a CDS encoding BatA domain-containing protein, producing MPTINFLNPAFLWGLGLGSIPIIIHLLFRRQFKRIDWAPMRYLKLTIQRNRRRVQLEQLLLLLMRIAIISLLAFLVARPVIHSLGIAGWFGAGSRTSHVLVLDDSLSMDLAVDNRTVFDRAVELATHVIRDVGPQDRFTLVLASQPKQPLVHEVEVLDADQLAQLIRKQRPSAAFVSWGATMEAVDELLTSATYRTKEVTLLTDLRRAGWENNLKPLADRWVGDDVHLRIFDLGANSTHQLTLEELKAQDPCVLAGVPAHWEAVVRNSSDESLNHVAAVLLVDGKPNQLVLPPLPSGQSVHVPLTATFQEPGLHHLSLQLPADDLAADNQRWTVVDVRERLHVMLIDGQPSSEPLASETDFLGLALSLGGDDSASFQVEILTDADMAAVVHDQPDLLVLANVAAITPPQAARLRSLVEAGMGLMIFVGDQVDPDNYNQLLQGEGVELLPAQLESIVEQPVTGLVLESNSPSPLDALRQLKASVLEQVKTNKYYQLRLPGEAVPGVRVLARWNDADSSPAVVEKVVGRGRVLLWTTTANKSWTDWPTQPSYVLAMREGGKAVVRPTGAHDLTAGEAIRRPLPPDVQVTSPTIEIPDSDQPLPLAVDSSSSATVETSSKLSSGASLKPDEGETQTPAHSDVPTLAYSDTRRAGLYRLNWQTPPSGAGNDLFAVNPDARESDLTPITADELKNLWGELQPEIIAAGAPDADLTTRGEEIWRPLAMCLLGLMAVEACFATWVGRQR